A window of the Butyricimonas faecalis genome harbors these coding sequences:
- a CDS encoding recombinase family protein: MKKAVIYARVSSITDRQNTDRQVVDLTRYAEYSEHNIIEIFEEKISGGKRNVDRPVLTECLNYCKDNNIDVLLVSELSRLGRNAFEVLSTVKFLIDNCINLYIQKEQFSLLNDEGKPSIFAPVMIATLSTCAELERENIKFRLNSGRDLYIKNGGKLGRKAGSIKTLDMKKEEYKEAISLLKKGISVRNVAKLTGKGTATIQRIKKEFNL; this comes from the coding sequence ATGAAAAAAGCAGTTATATACGCACGAGTAAGTTCAATTACAGACCGCCAAAATACCGACCGTCAAGTCGTCGATTTAACAAGATATGCAGAATATTCCGAACATAATATAATAGAAATATTCGAGGAAAAAATAAGTGGTGGAAAACGTAACGTTGACCGTCCTGTGCTAACGGAATGTTTAAATTATTGCAAGGATAATAATATTGACGTATTATTAGTTTCGGAGTTATCAAGACTTGGAAGAAATGCTTTTGAAGTACTTTCAACAGTTAAGTTTTTAATTGATAATTGTATTAATCTTTATATACAAAAAGAGCAATTTAGTTTATTGAACGATGAGGGGAAACCATCTATATTTGCCCCTGTGATGATTGCTACATTAAGTACTTGTGCCGAATTAGAAAGAGAAAATATTAAATTTCGTTTGAACAGCGGTAGAGATTTGTACATCAAAAATGGTGGAAAACTAGGACGAAAAGCGGGTTCAATAAAAACATTAGATATGAAAAAAGAAGAATATAAAGAGGCTATATCTTTATTGAAAAAGGGTATAAGCGTGCGTAATGTGGCTAAATTAACGGGAAAAGGAACGGCAACAATACAGAGAATAAAGAAAGAATTTAATCTATAA
- the deoC gene encoding deoxyribose-phosphate aldolase — protein MENVLDALALYGYLNLEDRIEFELDGVIEKEIAPAYCNENFELCISCMDYTSLKVTDTEKSIVTFVSELLKKLKKNTLPDVASVCVFPRFTSLVKECLVGTPIKTTVVGACFPAAQTFLDVKLAECKAAIAAGADEVDVVISVGDVLECNYEKVYKELVAIREACAGVVLKVILETGELKTIESVFNASLISAYAGADFVKTSTGKVPVNATPETVYVICEALRQFHAQTGKMVGIKVAGGITKIQNAIRYLTIVKHILGEQWLTPAYFRIGTSQLLEDVLKEMKTVKING, from the coding sequence ATGGAAAATGTATTGGATGCATTGGCTCTTTACGGGTATTTGAATTTAGAGGATCGGATCGAATTTGAGTTGGATGGGGTGATCGAGAAAGAAATTGCTCCGGCTTATTGTAATGAGAATTTTGAATTGTGTATTTCATGTATGGATTATACTTCGTTGAAGGTGACGGATACGGAGAAATCGATTGTGACTTTTGTTTCTGAATTGCTGAAAAAATTGAAAAAGAACACCTTGCCGGATGTGGCATCCGTATGTGTGTTTCCCCGCTTCACTTCTCTCGTGAAGGAATGTCTGGTCGGGACTCCGATTAAAACGACGGTCGTGGGAGCTTGTTTTCCGGCAGCACAGACATTTTTGGACGTGAAGTTGGCCGAATGTAAGGCGGCAATTGCGGCTGGAGCGGATGAGGTGGACGTTGTGATTTCCGTGGGAGATGTTTTGGAGTGTAATTACGAGAAGGTATATAAAGAGTTGGTCGCTATCCGCGAGGCTTGTGCGGGGGTTGTTTTGAAGGTAATTTTGGAAACGGGCGAATTGAAAACTATCGAGAGTGTGTTCAATGCCTCGTTGATTAGTGCTTACGCGGGGGCTGATTTTGTTAAAACGTCTACCGGGAAGGTTCCGGTAAATGCCACTCCAGAGACCGTTTACGTGATTTGCGAGGCTTTACGTCAATTCCACGCACAGACCGGGAAGATGGTTGGAATTAAGGTGGCCGGAGGTATCACCAAGATTCAAAATGCGATTCGTTACCTTACGATTGTGAAACATATTTTAGGCGAGCAATGGCTTACGCCTGCTTATTTCAGAATCGGAACATCTCAGTTGTTGGAAGATGTTCTGAAAGAGATGAAAACAGTAAAGATTAATGGCTGA